A single genomic interval of Myxocyprinus asiaticus isolate MX2 ecotype Aquarium Trade chromosome 19, UBuf_Myxa_2, whole genome shotgun sequence harbors:
- the LOC127409841 gene encoding EMILIN-1-like isoform X1 — translation MALYYVFIFTLSTIFFPGNISGAGTYARYTQHVDQSQSLPAGSKVTSRHRNWCAYVVTRTVSCVMEDGIETYVKPEYQRCAWGQCSHVVLYRTYRKPRYKVAYKMVTELEWKCCHGYSGEDCSDGLGGSSVTQVNTGRPTSTSGSNKGHGQSGEAGRGDSDKIRQLEEQVQSLNKDLHNLQSTLHNMNKKIHEESRREGVSGGNNLADAAQPGMRETIHSIQTKLDMLDNMTQVHDKTLITINNHLVSGNGNGNELDSRYGTLKEEILRELERRVTLSCSACQTGVEGIQGQQQEDRERIRALEKHISVMEQHHRQTVEMLERELSRSQSCCDSLTDLNRRVGAMDRKVSSTAEAYDIIRGRLEKELRGTGGNGGRGKAFDEKMNSRLKDLERRLNGTVRKTEQKCSLTETSMKEFVQREINQIKNSVLSRNNDHGHRISTTERDVQVLRDSVNDHKNNLERLGNKTSDLDSRLKSTINLCTETCSPKWSETEDTVKSLEWKVIANEEDIKTFETKLKDLSVSGDSLMNRILDLSHDVEKIKDFTGDNGEHINKIVIDVENLGRDCSVCSSIDGELHKIRNITSNVFNTFQREIADLRKKVDSDEYACSQVCSNLQEEVGKLKEEVEKCTGQCKISMIDHQSKIDDQNKITRKLGKDLKSIQGELTRVIQTFNSINDTVTSLSNTMNRHNNIISDLGTSKDKINSELDQIQEDLNKHIKDSKGNFDDIGHDISSFNSNVMIEIGECKHSRDGLEKRLLKMEGVCSRLDSLSENLQRIKEGLSKHVSGLWTCVSGLNSTVISHGEAINSIQNTHIENIHGMMNNLNSSILHVLKEFQTFTEQDFTGPPGLPGSKGEIGSKGPPGPRGPPGREGPQGKVGPIGPPGLRGEQGPPGEDANVPRLSFSAALTRPQANAGTIFFNKVLVNEGNVYNPDTGMFTAPVNGRYFFSAVLTGHKNVKIEAVLSKSNYGIARGDSAGYQPEGLEKPMAEAKHTPGSLVLFNIILPLQEGDTVCIDLVTGKLAHSVEPLTIFSGMLLYEDTDIL, via the exons GAACTGGTGTGCCTACGTAGTGACGCGGACTGTAAGCTGTGTAATGGAAGATGGCATAGAGACCTATGTGAAACCTGAATACCAGCGCTGTGCTTGGGGCCAATGTTCTCATGTGGTTTT GTATCGGACTTACAGAAAACCAAGGTACAAGGTTGCCTATAAAATGGTGACAGAGTTGGAATGGAAGTGTTGTCATGGCTATTCAGGAGAAGATTGCAGTGATGGCCTTGGTGGGTCCTCTGTCACACAGGTCAACACAGGCAGACCTACTTCTACATCTGGGTCTAACAAAGGACATGGACAAAGTGGGGAAGCAG GGAGAGGTGACAGTGACAAAATTAGACAACTTGAGGAACAGGTTCAGAGCTTGAATAAAGACCTTCACAACCTCCAGTCCACTTTACACAATATGAATAAGAAAATACATGAAGAGTCCCGAAGGGAAGGCGTTAGTGGTGGAAACAATCTGGCTGATGCTGCCCAGCCAGGAATGAGGGAGACCATCCACAGCATCCAAACCAAACTGGATATGCTGGACAACATGACACAGGTCCATGACAAGACCCTCATCACCATCAACAACCACCTTGTGAGTGGTAATGGAAATGGAAACGAGTTAGACAGTCGCTATGGCACCTTGAAAGAGGAGATTCTCAGGGAACTGGAAAGGAGGGTTACGCTGTCCTGCTCAGCCTGCCAAACTGGAGTTGAGGGCATACAGGGACAACAGCAAGAAGACCGAGAGAGGATCCGAGCTCTGGAGAAGCACATCAGTGTGATGGAACAGCACCACCGACAAACTGTAGAGATGCTTGAGAGGGAACTATCACGTTCTCAGAGTTGCTGTGATTCATTGACTGATCTAAACAGGAGGGTTGGTGCCATGGACAGAAAGGTGAGTTCCACTGCAGAGGCGTATGATATTATTAGAGGACGTCTTGAGAAAGAGTTGAGAGGAACAGGTGGAAATGGAGGCCGGGGAAAAGCATTCGATGAAAAGATGAACAGTCGTCTTAAAGACCTGGAGAGAAGACTGAATGGGACTGTTAGAAAAACAGAGCAAAAATGCTCCCTAACTGAGACAAGTATGAAGGAGTTTGTCCAGCGAGAGATCAATCAGATCAAGAACTCTGTCCTCAGTCGAAATAATGATCACGGTCATAGAATATCTACTACAGAGAGAGATGTCCAAGTCTTGAGGGATTCTGTCAATGATCACAAAAATAATCTTGAAAGGTTGGGAAACAAAACATCCGATCTCGACAGCAGGCTTAAATCGACAATTAATTTGTGCACTGAGACATGCAGTCCAAAATGGAGTGAGACAGAAGATACAGTGAAAAGCCTGGAATGGAAAGTCATTGCCAATGAAGAGGACATTAAGACATTTGAAACCAAGTTGAAGGACTTAAGTGTGTCTGGTGACTCCTTAATGAACCGTATTTTAGATCTAAGTCATGATGTTGAAAAAATAAAGGATTTTACAGGGGACAATGGAGAGCACATCAACAAAATTGTCATAGATGTGGAGAATCTGGGACGTGATTGTAGTGTTTGCAGTTCAATAGATGGTGAACTTCATAAGATAAGAAACATAACTAGCAATGTTTTTAACACATTCCAGCGAGAAATTGCTGACTTGCGCAAAAAAGTAGACTCGGATGAATATGCTTGCTCGCAAGTATGCTCAAATCTGCAGGAGGAAGTGGGTAAACTCAAAGAAGAAGTTGAGAAATGCACAGGGCAATGCAAGATTAGCATGATCGACCATCAGAGTAAAATAGatgatcaaaataaaataactCGCAAACTTGGCAAAGACCTCAAGTCCATTCAGGGTGAGCTCACAAGGGTAATCCAAACATTCAACTCCATCAATGACACTGTGACAAGTCTCAGTAACACCATGAATAGGCACAACAACATTATTTCTGATCTTGGTACGTCTAAGGACAAAATCAACTCTGAGTTAGATCAGATCCAAGAGGATTTGAACAAGCACATAAAAGACAGTAAAGGGAACTTTGATGATATTGGGCATGATATCAGTAGCTTTAACAGCAACGTGATGATCGAAATAGGTGAATGCAAGCATTCTCGAGATGGGCTGGAGAAGAGGCTCTTGAAAATGGAGGGTGTCTGCAGCAGACTGGATTCATTGTCAGAGAACCTTCAGAGGATCAAAGAGGGCTTGAGCAAGCATGTCTCTGGGCTGTGGACATGTGTCAGTGGGCTAAACTCCACAGTGATCTCTCATGGTGAAGCTATCAACAGCATTCAGAACACTCACATAGAGAACATTCATGGCATGATGAACAACCTCAACTCTTCAATACTACATGTTCTCAAGGAGTTCCAGACCTTCACTGAACAGGACTTTACTG GACCTCCTGGGCTACCTGGTTCAAAAGGAGAGATAGGATCCAAGGGGCCACCAGGGCCAAGAGGACCTCCAGGCCGTGAAGGACCACAAGGGAAAGTAGGGCCAATCGGACCCCCAG GCCTCAGAGGTGAACAAG GACCTCCTGGAGAGGATGCCAATGTCCCAAGACTATCTTTCTCAGCAGCACTCACACGACCACAAGCTAATGCAGGCACTATTTTCTTCAACAAGGTCTTGGTCAATGAAGGAAATGTATACAACCCTGATACAG GTATGTTCACTGCACCAGTAAATGGGCGATACTTTTTCAGTGCCGTCCTGACCGGTCACAAGAATGTAAAGATTGAGGCAGTCCTGTCTAAATCCAATTATGGTATTGCTCGTGGAGATTCAGCTGGCTATCAGCCTGAGGGTCTAGAGAAACCCATGGCTGAAGCGAAACACACTCCAGGTTCCTTGGTCCTCTTCAATATCATACTCCCCCTGCAGGAGGGAGATACTGTGTGCATTGACCTAGTCACAGGTAAACTTGCCCACTCTGTGGAGCCCCTTACAATCTTCAGTGGCATGTTACTCTACGAGGACACAGACATATTATAA
- the LOC127409841 gene encoding EMILIN-1-like isoform X2: protein MALYYVFIFTLSTIFFPGNISGAGTYARYTQHVDQSQSLPAGSKVTSRHRYRTYRKPRYKVAYKMVTELEWKCCHGYSGEDCSDGLGGSSVTQVNTGRPTSTSGSNKGHGQSGEAGRGDSDKIRQLEEQVQSLNKDLHNLQSTLHNMNKKIHEESRREGVSGGNNLADAAQPGMRETIHSIQTKLDMLDNMTQVHDKTLITINNHLVSGNGNGNELDSRYGTLKEEILRELERRVTLSCSACQTGVEGIQGQQQEDRERIRALEKHISVMEQHHRQTVEMLERELSRSQSCCDSLTDLNRRVGAMDRKVSSTAEAYDIIRGRLEKELRGTGGNGGRGKAFDEKMNSRLKDLERRLNGTVRKTEQKCSLTETSMKEFVQREINQIKNSVLSRNNDHGHRISTTERDVQVLRDSVNDHKNNLERLGNKTSDLDSRLKSTINLCTETCSPKWSETEDTVKSLEWKVIANEEDIKTFETKLKDLSVSGDSLMNRILDLSHDVEKIKDFTGDNGEHINKIVIDVENLGRDCSVCSSIDGELHKIRNITSNVFNTFQREIADLRKKVDSDEYACSQVCSNLQEEVGKLKEEVEKCTGQCKISMIDHQSKIDDQNKITRKLGKDLKSIQGELTRVIQTFNSINDTVTSLSNTMNRHNNIISDLGTSKDKINSELDQIQEDLNKHIKDSKGNFDDIGHDISSFNSNVMIEIGECKHSRDGLEKRLLKMEGVCSRLDSLSENLQRIKEGLSKHVSGLWTCVSGLNSTVISHGEAINSIQNTHIENIHGMMNNLNSSILHVLKEFQTFTEQDFTGPPGLPGSKGEIGSKGPPGPRGPPGREGPQGKVGPIGPPGLRGEQGPPGEDANVPRLSFSAALTRPQANAGTIFFNKVLVNEGNVYNPDTGMFTAPVNGRYFFSAVLTGHKNVKIEAVLSKSNYGIARGDSAGYQPEGLEKPMAEAKHTPGSLVLFNIILPLQEGDTVCIDLVTGKLAHSVEPLTIFSGMLLYEDTDIL from the exons GTATCGGACTTACAGAAAACCAAGGTACAAGGTTGCCTATAAAATGGTGACAGAGTTGGAATGGAAGTGTTGTCATGGCTATTCAGGAGAAGATTGCAGTGATGGCCTTGGTGGGTCCTCTGTCACACAGGTCAACACAGGCAGACCTACTTCTACATCTGGGTCTAACAAAGGACATGGACAAAGTGGGGAAGCAG GGAGAGGTGACAGTGACAAAATTAGACAACTTGAGGAACAGGTTCAGAGCTTGAATAAAGACCTTCACAACCTCCAGTCCACTTTACACAATATGAATAAGAAAATACATGAAGAGTCCCGAAGGGAAGGCGTTAGTGGTGGAAACAATCTGGCTGATGCTGCCCAGCCAGGAATGAGGGAGACCATCCACAGCATCCAAACCAAACTGGATATGCTGGACAACATGACACAGGTCCATGACAAGACCCTCATCACCATCAACAACCACCTTGTGAGTGGTAATGGAAATGGAAACGAGTTAGACAGTCGCTATGGCACCTTGAAAGAGGAGATTCTCAGGGAACTGGAAAGGAGGGTTACGCTGTCCTGCTCAGCCTGCCAAACTGGAGTTGAGGGCATACAGGGACAACAGCAAGAAGACCGAGAGAGGATCCGAGCTCTGGAGAAGCACATCAGTGTGATGGAACAGCACCACCGACAAACTGTAGAGATGCTTGAGAGGGAACTATCACGTTCTCAGAGTTGCTGTGATTCATTGACTGATCTAAACAGGAGGGTTGGTGCCATGGACAGAAAGGTGAGTTCCACTGCAGAGGCGTATGATATTATTAGAGGACGTCTTGAGAAAGAGTTGAGAGGAACAGGTGGAAATGGAGGCCGGGGAAAAGCATTCGATGAAAAGATGAACAGTCGTCTTAAAGACCTGGAGAGAAGACTGAATGGGACTGTTAGAAAAACAGAGCAAAAATGCTCCCTAACTGAGACAAGTATGAAGGAGTTTGTCCAGCGAGAGATCAATCAGATCAAGAACTCTGTCCTCAGTCGAAATAATGATCACGGTCATAGAATATCTACTACAGAGAGAGATGTCCAAGTCTTGAGGGATTCTGTCAATGATCACAAAAATAATCTTGAAAGGTTGGGAAACAAAACATCCGATCTCGACAGCAGGCTTAAATCGACAATTAATTTGTGCACTGAGACATGCAGTCCAAAATGGAGTGAGACAGAAGATACAGTGAAAAGCCTGGAATGGAAAGTCATTGCCAATGAAGAGGACATTAAGACATTTGAAACCAAGTTGAAGGACTTAAGTGTGTCTGGTGACTCCTTAATGAACCGTATTTTAGATCTAAGTCATGATGTTGAAAAAATAAAGGATTTTACAGGGGACAATGGAGAGCACATCAACAAAATTGTCATAGATGTGGAGAATCTGGGACGTGATTGTAGTGTTTGCAGTTCAATAGATGGTGAACTTCATAAGATAAGAAACATAACTAGCAATGTTTTTAACACATTCCAGCGAGAAATTGCTGACTTGCGCAAAAAAGTAGACTCGGATGAATATGCTTGCTCGCAAGTATGCTCAAATCTGCAGGAGGAAGTGGGTAAACTCAAAGAAGAAGTTGAGAAATGCACAGGGCAATGCAAGATTAGCATGATCGACCATCAGAGTAAAATAGatgatcaaaataaaataactCGCAAACTTGGCAAAGACCTCAAGTCCATTCAGGGTGAGCTCACAAGGGTAATCCAAACATTCAACTCCATCAATGACACTGTGACAAGTCTCAGTAACACCATGAATAGGCACAACAACATTATTTCTGATCTTGGTACGTCTAAGGACAAAATCAACTCTGAGTTAGATCAGATCCAAGAGGATTTGAACAAGCACATAAAAGACAGTAAAGGGAACTTTGATGATATTGGGCATGATATCAGTAGCTTTAACAGCAACGTGATGATCGAAATAGGTGAATGCAAGCATTCTCGAGATGGGCTGGAGAAGAGGCTCTTGAAAATGGAGGGTGTCTGCAGCAGACTGGATTCATTGTCAGAGAACCTTCAGAGGATCAAAGAGGGCTTGAGCAAGCATGTCTCTGGGCTGTGGACATGTGTCAGTGGGCTAAACTCCACAGTGATCTCTCATGGTGAAGCTATCAACAGCATTCAGAACACTCACATAGAGAACATTCATGGCATGATGAACAACCTCAACTCTTCAATACTACATGTTCTCAAGGAGTTCCAGACCTTCACTGAACAGGACTTTACTG GACCTCCTGGGCTACCTGGTTCAAAAGGAGAGATAGGATCCAAGGGGCCACCAGGGCCAAGAGGACCTCCAGGCCGTGAAGGACCACAAGGGAAAGTAGGGCCAATCGGACCCCCAG GCCTCAGAGGTGAACAAG GACCTCCTGGAGAGGATGCCAATGTCCCAAGACTATCTTTCTCAGCAGCACTCACACGACCACAAGCTAATGCAGGCACTATTTTCTTCAACAAGGTCTTGGTCAATGAAGGAAATGTATACAACCCTGATACAG GTATGTTCACTGCACCAGTAAATGGGCGATACTTTTTCAGTGCCGTCCTGACCGGTCACAAGAATGTAAAGATTGAGGCAGTCCTGTCTAAATCCAATTATGGTATTGCTCGTGGAGATTCAGCTGGCTATCAGCCTGAGGGTCTAGAGAAACCCATGGCTGAAGCGAAACACACTCCAGGTTCCTTGGTCCTCTTCAATATCATACTCCCCCTGCAGGAGGGAGATACTGTGTGCATTGACCTAGTCACAGGTAAACTTGCCCACTCTGTGGAGCCCCTTACAATCTTCAGTGGCATGTTACTCTACGAGGACACAGACATATTATAA